The Rosa chinensis cultivar Old Blush unplaced genomic scaffold, RchiOBHm-V2 RchiOBHmChr0c11, whole genome shotgun sequence DNA window CGCCATAACAGAGCATTACCAGAGcctcttcaaagttcaaatatgGTTGGCAACGAGTTTTCCTCACAGAGCATCACCAGAGCGTCGACAAGTATAGTTGGCAACCAGTTTTCCTCAATCTAATCCCAATCGACACACTAGAATatgttgataaaaaaaaaaaattaaaaaaaggaaaaaaaaaacaaaaaaaacacaaactagAATATGAGCAGCAAGATGAATCTACGTTATACCTTTTGTCTGAAGTATGTAATCGAAGCATATACCCGAATCTAACAGGATGAATATATGGTGCGGTATATCTTTTGTCTGAAATGGAGGTTCTCTAGTCTCTACAGTCTACACATCAGATTCACTACTCTGGGTAAATTTCAGTAAACAGTGGCAATCTCCTTCTTCTAGTAGAAGGACCATAGACAAGACTCAGCAAAGCAGTGCCGGATGCATCCACATCTTCCTTCGATGAAGGTATTTCAGTTGAAGGCAAGACAACCTCAATGCCATCATCTTGGGGTGACCAGTCCTTGCAGCTGATGACAGTAATCGGGGTCTCAATGGTGTTATTTGGCTTTGGCGATGAGGCTAATGCTGCTACTGCTGCTGCTTCTCTGGATGCCATGACCTGATAGGTAAAGTGGGACTTCAGGCTGGGGGTGCATAATCCTGAGCTACTTGTAGCCTCGCACATCTGTGCCTGGGCAACAATAACAGAACAAACACACAGTAGCAATTTAAGTAGCTGAATATGTCAAAATTTGGCAACTAATTAGCGCTTATCCGACTGCACGCTAACCTCGGATTTGTTCTTGGCAGGGAAAGAAGTTGGATGCAGATTTTCTTTTCCATAGACAAACTGCAAGAAAATTAATGTTTGGTCAAGTcattaaaaaaacaaacaatttgctTGCACAACTGAACAAATCATCTCAACACACCGATCAGATTAGAGGAAAGTATAAAAGCAGCATAATAACATAATCACAAAACCATCAAAGGTACCAAAAAACAAACTCATCGACATATTCAGCATTTAGAGAAGGCTCAAAAATTTCAGAGTCAATATTATGTTTGTGTACAGAACCGACTTTTATAACTAAAGAAATTGTTTTACAACTGCACTGACTACTAAAATAAATACAATGACACTACCTCATTGACTGACACTTAAATCTCCTAATGAGTACATAAAAGTGGCAGTGCATTAGTAGTTTCTTTCCTATAATGATGGCACATAACCTAATATTTGTTTACTTCAGTGAAAGCAGGTTAACTTTCCTTAACTTCCTTATCAATTCTAGTCAAGGTACAAATGATTTCCTAATTTGAGCACCAGCCAACAACTTAATGTTAAGTTGTGACCAAGTAGAAATTACTTCAGCAGTAAGAGCTTTCATTTTCTATTAGCTTTCTTTCAATCTTAAAAGGCTGAATCAGTCAATCCCAAGATCATATGATGATAAAAGTGGCAAACCATTTTCTACAGCAAGCAACCTAACTAAACATAAGAACATATTACAGTACTGCCTCATCTATTGTGATAACAGTGCAACTGACCCAACCAAttctttgttcattttttaaaaTCCAAAGAAAAATACAGCAGTTGTATTTAGAGTTCAAACACATCCCCTGATAATCAGTATGCAAGAAGAAACTAGCTGAACCTGACGAGTACAAGTCTCTTACTTGAACCTAGTCTTTTTCCAAACCAAGCTGAAACTTTAGCCACCTATTTGTAACTATATA harbors:
- the LOC112181215 gene encoding uncharacterized protein LOC112181215, whose protein sequence is MVQFVYGKENLHPTSFPAKNKSEAQMCEATSSSGLCTPSLKSHFTYQVMASREAAAVAALASSPKPNNTIETPITVISCKDWSPQDDGIEVVLPSTEIPSSKEDVDASGTALLSLVYGPSTRRRRLPLFTEIYPE